A single region of the Streptomyces virginiae genome encodes:
- a CDS encoding IclR family transcriptional regulator gives MHAARKTPEGRPAPAPLEAVHQALRVLEVVNRYSGGVNLTQIARETGLPQLVLARATEQLIRANLATPIGPDAYVAGNSLLLAESTTGEGRGHLRETLAWLRDAVGAAVYVARYTDGEVAITQYVDGPATPVVEEWVDFRVAAHASAVGKALLAQLDHDERKDHLARHQLTPFTPHTLTGRQDLFHQLDDRPPNAPLLDLQEYALGTVCAAVPITAGPNAECVALSIPVPDPGRLKQAARILQSEAAAVLLALIVADSTPSTARRPEDPILSPTA, from the coding sequence ATCCACGCCGCCCGCAAGACACCCGAAGGCCGCCCGGCACCGGCCCCGCTGGAAGCGGTCCACCAGGCCCTGCGCGTGCTGGAAGTCGTCAACCGCTACTCGGGGGGCGTGAACCTGACCCAGATCGCCCGGGAGACGGGACTGCCGCAACTGGTCCTCGCCCGGGCCACGGAGCAGCTGATCCGCGCCAACCTCGCCACCCCGATCGGTCCGGACGCGTACGTCGCCGGCAACTCCCTGCTGCTGGCCGAATCCACGACCGGAGAGGGACGCGGGCACCTGCGCGAGACCCTCGCCTGGTTGCGGGACGCCGTCGGCGCCGCCGTCTACGTCGCCCGCTACACCGACGGCGAGGTCGCCATCACCCAGTACGTCGACGGGCCTGCCACCCCCGTGGTCGAGGAGTGGGTCGACTTCCGGGTCGCCGCCCACGCCTCGGCCGTGGGCAAGGCACTGCTCGCCCAACTCGACCACGACGAGAGGAAGGACCACCTGGCCCGCCACCAGCTCACCCCGTTCACCCCCCACACCCTCACCGGCCGTCAGGACCTCTTCCACCAACTCGACGACCGTCCGCCGAACGCTCCGCTCCTCGACCTGCAGGAGTACGCGCTCGGCACGGTGTGCGCGGCGGTCCCGATCACCGCGGGTCCCAACGCGGAATGCGTCGCCCTGTCCATCCCGGTCCCCGACCCCGGTCGGTTGAAGCAGGCCGCCCGCATCCTGCAGAGCGAGGCGGCCGCGGTCCTGCTGGCCCTGATCGTCGCCGACAGCACCCCGTCCACGGCCCGCCGGCCGGAGGACCCCATCCTGTCGCCGACGGCCTAG
- a CDS encoding HAD family hydrolase: MIKPIELVIFDCDGVLVDSERIALPLQVALGAELGWPLTEDEVMDSFVGRSSASIHEDIALRVGGETADLWRELFEERHREAVDTGLSAVEGLPEALAEITLPTCVASSGSHEKMRHTLGRTGLYEHFDGRIYSATEVRHGKPAPDLFLYAARRMGVDPAACAVVEDSRPGVEAARAAGMRAFGYAGGLTPAERLEGTGTVVFHDMRALPGLIAAGTA, from the coding sequence ATGATCAAGCCGATTGAACTCGTGATATTCGACTGCGACGGAGTCCTCGTCGACAGCGAACGCATCGCGCTGCCCCTCCAGGTCGCGTTGGGGGCGGAGCTGGGCTGGCCCCTCACCGAGGACGAGGTCATGGACAGCTTCGTCGGGCGCTCCAGCGCTTCCATCCATGAGGACATCGCCCTCCGGGTCGGCGGCGAGACGGCCGATCTCTGGCGGGAGCTGTTCGAGGAGCGCCACCGTGAGGCGGTGGACACCGGGTTGTCCGCCGTCGAGGGACTGCCCGAGGCGCTCGCCGAGATCACCCTGCCGACCTGCGTCGCCTCCAGCGGCTCGCACGAGAAGATGCGCCACACCCTCGGCCGCACCGGCCTCTACGAGCACTTCGACGGCCGCATCTACAGCGCCACCGAGGTCCGTCACGGCAAGCCGGCCCCGGACCTGTTCCTGTACGCCGCGCGGCGGATGGGCGTCGACCCGGCGGCGTGCGCGGTGGTCGAGGACAGCCGGCCCGGTGTCGAGGCCGCCCGCGCCGCCGGCATGCGGGCCTTCGGCTACGCGGGCGGACTGACGCCGGCCGAACGGCTCGAAGGCACCGGCACCGTCGTCTTCCACGACATGCGCGCACTGCCCGGCCTCATCGCCGCGGGCACCGCGTAG
- a CDS encoding RNA polymerase sigma factor, which yields MSEGEFDPSGDQAVSSELAGVLPVDFTAFHSQQHRAYLRYAHLQLGNPKDAEEVVDDVFTFLLKVWRQALKEASLHGFAWAVLREHVERRLAALGRQVAMVETAWFAALRRSSRERLELLESKLGLYAAIAGLSERQYDVVLLAFLLGNDSDTVARMMGITPATVRSHIRGARRTLSRKLGVEWIPGEEKDQ from the coding sequence ATGAGCGAAGGCGAATTCGATCCATCGGGGGACCAGGCGGTCTCCAGCGAACTGGCCGGCGTACTGCCGGTGGACTTCACCGCCTTCCATTCCCAGCAGCACCGCGCCTATCTGCGCTACGCCCATCTGCAGCTGGGAAACCCCAAGGACGCCGAGGAAGTCGTCGACGACGTGTTCACCTTCCTGCTGAAGGTGTGGCGCCAGGCCCTCAAGGAGGCGAGCCTCCACGGCTTCGCGTGGGCCGTGCTGCGCGAGCACGTCGAAAGACGGTTGGCGGCCCTGGGTCGGCAGGTGGCCATGGTGGAGACGGCATGGTTCGCGGCCCTGCGCCGTTCCTCCAGAGAGCGGCTGGAACTGCTGGAGTCGAAGCTCGGGCTGTACGCGGCGATCGCGGGCCTGTCCGAGCGGCAGTACGACGTGGTGCTGCTGGCCTTCCTGCTGGGCAACGACTCCGACACGGTCGCCCGGATGATGGGGATCACCCCCGCGACGGTCCGTTCGCACATCCGAGGCGCACGCCGAACCCTGTCCCGCAAGCTCGGAGTGGAATGGATCCCCGGAGAGGAGAAGGACCAGTGA